The following nucleotide sequence is from Manduca sexta isolate Smith_Timp_Sample1 unplaced genomic scaffold, JHU_Msex_v1.0 HiC_scaffold_2174, whole genome shotgun sequence.
CGCGGCGACGTCATCGTCCTCATCGTCCACGGCGGCCGGCAGCTCCGACCGGCGAGGAGCCATCCACATCAGCTGGACAACATGACAGTAACTGTAAATCCGTGCCGCTGCGAGTATAaccatatacaataataatatgatgtgAGAATTAATACCTTGTTCAATAGCTCGTATTCCTTTATCAGTAGGATGGAAAATGCTACGACACCGACTATCACCATCGTGACCAGGTACCGCGCGACTCCAGGCTCCTCCCATGTCAAAAACGGGTTGTCATCAACTGAAGAAGCAGAGACATAATTAATACAATGCTTTAAGATCACAACTGATACAATAAATATGGTCTGCAGTAGCTTACTACAACATATATCGAGGTTTAGTTTGTGGCACACCGTGAGCTGCGTGCAGTTCTCCAAGTCCAGCTGACTGCACAAACTGTCACACGCGTTCATCTTGATAGATGATACGATCATTTCTCTGAAATAAAGCATTCCAAATTTATGATTAAGTTGAGAAACACTTAAACAgatgtataaaatgtataaaagtatTGAGCGTTTCATTTCTATCAATAATTATCAGCATCAAGGAGTCttttaaaaaattgcataatttaaaattaattgatactTTACTTTTACCTTATGCTTCTGCTTAGGCTGTATAAAGGTAAAACAGAGAAGATGTTATCAAATATAACAGCAATTGATTCGCTGCCAAGCTCTGGCATCCTTAATATTTCGGTTAACAGAAACGGCATTGATCCTGGAGACAGATACAACTTTCATTAAGACTACTCTGATAAttaatgagaaaaaatattacttatttatactaaGTACATCCTGCTTGTAAGTTGTAAGTGTACTTTGAACATAAAAAAGTCATGTCGATAGTCTATGTCTACTGTTAACAAACAAAAAcgtaatcaaatcaatttaaagtagtattatagaaaaaaatacaatttatttgcacATTACAACGTTATTCCTGAAAATTGTTTGCTAGTTCTACTTTAAGACTCCAGTGAAAATTCCAATCAGTACTTTTGTAAAAAAGTCTAACTTACccgtaaaaatattcacaaaaaccATTTTGCTAAAGCCGGTGGACGCTTCGTCGAAAAAGAATGAAACCAGATAATGTATGGGTATTATTGCGAAGGAAAACACTAAAAGCACCAAAAAAACGCgacctgaaaataaaaacatatctatTGTGAAATTCCGAGTAAATGTGAAATATCAAcaccattttataaaaaaaatatgcatgatAAGATggtatattgaataaaataaataacgaataatCAAACACAGTCCCCAGattgattttttagaaaaataatccatcatttaattaatatacgaGCTTAGGCGGTGAGAGAGCTTCTCGCTAACAGTCGGTCTGACTGGCCGCATTAGATGTTTCACATCATCACATTACATcaattgttgaaataaaagttaTCACATGTACCTTGATGTCTACAGCCGATTtcgataaacgatcccaatcgatATTTAGGATGGATTACACAAAAAGACCAATAAGAATATTATTCGTGTAAGAATTTTtctcttatatttttttcatcatgAATATGACTTCCTAGATCTTGGAAGCAGGTGATAGAGCCTAAGTACCATTTTTGAAGACTGGACAACCACAAATCACATAGATCGTAATTCAGAACCTTCCACAAAGTAGTTTACCGAGTTCATGAAAGGTGGAGAGAGATGTTTCCTGGAAGCATGCAATGGTGGCGATGACACAGAGGTGTAATATCAACATCCAGAGCCAGTCCCAGGCGAGCGCCGCGCCCCACAGCACGGCGGGCCGCAGCCCCGACACACGCTGTAGAAGCTTCGCACCACTCGTGCGTTCCTGGAAAAAGGACACAGTTTTTGACTTTTTATGGCTGGCATGATGCAATGAACAAGGTTTAAAAACTTAACGCAAAAAAAGCATTTATCTTAGTAAATATATTAGTCGCAGGTTTGGCCtagttgtaattaaataacGAAATGGGGccttactaatttattataatctctGTTAACATGTATCTTAGTTATACAATGCTTTTTGCTCAAGTTTTTGCTtcttcctctgacgttgtatGTCACTGAATAGATcagttaaaatgaaaataaggCCATtactaatgttaaatattatatcaaataaaatgccAACCTTGATGACAAAAAGTATGAGGAACGCGCTCAAGATGCCTACACAAAATCCGAGGCTGAACGACAACATAAAACCCAAACTTGCACCAGTTGCCATAATCTGGATCTGAAAATAAAAcgctaattatataaatttgataacCCAACGAAACTATATGTCAATTTTGCAGATTCCAAAAGACTCTATTAAAAGAAATGGATTGATATGTGGACTTCATGTTCTCACATATACGCTATCCATATTACATTTTGCTGGAAGAGCTTAGCGGAATGCTGAACGACCTAGTTGGGTCCTCTCGGCGAGTCGCTCTCGGCATGAACTTGGACAAAACCAAGGTCACGTTCAATGAACATGTCGTGCCGGGACCGATATCTGTCGACGGCATCCCCCTCGAGGTTGTGCAGGATTACGTCTACTTTGGCCATACTATCCAACTAAGCCGGCACAACTTTGAGTGGGAGGCTGATAGGAGGATTCGGTTGGGCTGGGCAGCATTAGGCAGGCTTCGTCAGGTATTTACGTCGGCAATTCCACAATGCTTGAAGACGAAAGTCTTCGAGCATTGCGTCCTACCGGTGATGACGTATGGTGCCGAGACGTGGACACCGACGGTAAGGCTAGTCCATAAATTTAATGTCGCGCAGCGGGCGATGGAGCGAGCCATGCTAGGTGTCTCTCTCGCGGATAGAAACAGAAATGAGGTTATCCGtgagagaaccaaagtaacggaCATAGCTCGGAGAAtaagcaagctgaagtggcagtgggctggccatatctgtcgtaggaccgatggccgctggagcagacgagtcctagagtggagaccgcgtctcggtaagcgtagcgtaggacgacctccgacccgctggtccgacgatattcaTAGGATcaccggtggacgctggatgaggagagcggaggaccgagcagtgtggcgcgctttaggggaggcctatgtttagcagtggacagctgtagactgatgatgataatgatgatgattacaTTTAAACCATCTAATGGACACAAAATTAACAAgttttctattctttaaattaacTTGAAGTTGAATAGAATGAATAGATGCGAAGAATTTACCAAACGCATGCTCCTTAGTGCTTCTTACACGATCGGTCCCTCCGCATTTTTCGATGACTTAACGGTCGTATTTAAAGTGCAAAAGTAGTTTGACGTACACCTACCATGTTCTCAACAGAGTAAGGTAGTGGATAATTCACGATTCTTAAAGTGGTGCCAGGTGACAGAGCGGCCATTATTGCGTTATCGACGAGCGCAAGCGCAGTGGCGCAGTCGTGGTAGCCGTAGTTGCTGAACCACGCGGTGACGTTGTCGCGGCCGAACGTCGCGCCCACCAGCGCCTCGTAACGCACCCGAGATGGCTCCGTTTCGCTctgcaattatttaataattaatacagcAAAACTATAAATAGTCAAGCAAGTCTATCAAGTCATTAAACACAGGTATCCTTATTTCAAAACTCATATCCTACGATTAAAGGTTCATTTGCCTAGAAATTTCTACCCGGCCTTTATACACGCTATTATGATAaaaggaaattaatatttaatcaacAACTAGAGTAACCTGGATGGGTTGACTAAATTAGCAatacataataacaaaattattgtagaGGGGAACTGAAGAAGGTACGATAATGCGGGCAGAAACGGTGCTTTGGTAGAAAGGTATTAGacaaaagaaaattgttatCGCATTAACTAATCCTGGCGATTGAAAATTTGTATCCACCCAGAAAGCGAACACGGCACATGAGGACACAAACCCACTATAATGGCTAAGTTAGTGAAGCGACAGTGTTCAAGACTCCTCTGGCTTTGTGAGTTCATTAACGATATCACCACGAGTTGCACTTGCTCTATTGCTAAGTATAAATCAGTAGGCGAGTTTGACTACACCATATAGTATTTTGCTATCATACTGATTGAATCTATAATCTCTATGACCTAAGGTCGTGATAGTGTCACTTAACTAGATCTGTTATCCTTATCTAATGATATTGATTATTAGTATGTGATCGTGCTACTGAATGCCGTCGAGTACGTCGCTCGCCTGAGGTTGAACCCAGACAGTATTGCGCATGGCGCCCTTACACGTTGCgtgttaaatgttaataatgttCAGTAATTACAGTAACAATAATGACCTTCCACCCGGAATCAAAATGTTGTCGCGTGTGAGGCGGTTGGTTATAGAGATCTATTTTACTGACTTCTTAAGGTTTGTTACGCCGATTTATTACCTGAATAAATCGTGATCTTTTTTTATACTTCCAATTAGACCCTTTTTATACTTCCAATTTAACGGATAAACTCCGCATTCGCGGAGCGAAGTTCTTCGCTTTCGCATCTTCCTCCGCATCCGTTAAGGCCTTCGTTAACAATCCTATTTAAAAACGGGATTATTAACGCTGAGGCATCACGTAtgagaattaaattataattcataaaactttCTATGACGATTTGATACAATGTTTCCCTATCATTATCAAAcccttgaaaaaaaaaattgtacacatGCAGAAGATAAAATTGTACactatttagataaaatttgtttgttactCATAACGTATCGGGTAGTGATGGCGAATTCTTAGTTAGgcgattattttttaaccaGTGATTACTAGTTTAGTGATTACTAGtcaaagacataaaaaatatagtgataTAAAAACCACATCGCTTGTGTACTACAAACACGTGTAGGCGGAGATATACATGCTTGTAAAACAGAACAGTAGCGTGCATACTAAGTCCCTCCCCCAAGCAAATGGTCTTAACCATTTGTTCCAAATTTTTACGCCACACAAatgaattttagatattttagaaCTCCTTACTAGTATTTGCTTgctgctccgcccgcgtgaaagttttCCGTGATAGTTCTGCTATAGAAAGCTAaattcccggaatagaaagccTATGTCGctcctagggtctcaaactatccgCATCCGTTGGGTAAATTTTGCGTTTATTGCGttcacagacagacagatgcgaTGGGagaatttcttttatattatttatttttagaacttttaagaggaacaattacGTCATAAaagattgttgcgtaacttctACCGTTTGCGCAGCACACCCCTCTTAAAGGAATACTTTTttcccatttttgcaacatttttcaataatactCCGGTCCTATTTTTCCTAGTGTAATGTCAAACAGTTGGATAACCCATTTATGCtacctcgataaatgggctatccaacactaaaagacaTTACTTGTCTGCCTTCGTGAGAAAAATCAATTCAGACGGATGACACGTCATCAATGTTGTACTCACCAATTTCAAATAGAATTTTTCAATATCCATCGCTCCTACATCCGTGAGAGTCATGCTCGGTATCGTCGACGTTTTGAAGTAATCTTTGTAAGCGATCAGTGCCCTTGCTGCGAGGCTGCCGTCGGTGAGATTATGTGCTTGGGATATTATTGTTTGCGTTTTCTGGTATCCCCTCTCCAAGCTAAGTTCTAAAGGCGGTAGATCGGCCAAAAATTTCCACGATGCCGATACTATCATAGAGAGTCCTATGTTTATAACGGGCCATAACAGTTGCGTAAAAGCTAGGCCTTTGTTTCTGATCGTGTTGTATGCGAGTTTAATAAATGTAGCCTTTATATGATTCCTTAGCAATTTGAAACCGCGAACTTTCTTTTCTTTAACAGCGATTGCTAAAGtgggataaaatatttattttaattgtactcATTCCTGAGATTATTGCACTGAGCGGTCACTTATTTTACCCTTGCCGCAAATAAACATGTGGTACGTTATTAACTTACTGTCATCGATATCGAATGTGTGTATATTTCCATTCTGAGGAACAACAACATCGTGTTTCTCTCCATTTTAAGAAGTTCTACGATATCCGAATTATCTTCTGCTCCGGCTCTAAAATAATTAGATGTGTGTCAATATCTTGTAGAAATTATacaacagttatataaaattaggtaATAGCTACCAAAGTACTTTACTTCATAAACACTTCCTCAAGACTGGTTATAGACAGACCGTAGCTAGAAATACggaaaacatttcttttttccTCAAATTGTTGAAGCATTTCCGGAAATTGGTTAACATTTtcaaatggaaaaatataagTCAGTTCAGatcctgaaaaaaaatataaatatatgagaaaaaatatttggaacatTAAAAAACcagtcaaataatataatagagtgGCAGTCGGATCTTGGTAAGTCGAATGCAACACACACAGAGGtagagtataatatttttgatatcttGTAGAGATGTCTTAGTGATGTACCAACATTATATTTGAAAGTACCAGCATagacgtttttaataaatattaaaaatcatcatAAATTAGTCCTAAATCATAATGTAATCTTCGTCCTCTAACTTTGTCttgtacgtttttttttcaaaagagTTTTAAGAAAGTGTTTTGCGATAAGCAAACTTACTATCAGGTGGAATAATAGCTTGTCTGCTCACTATTGAAGAGTGAAtgttatatacagggtcattttgacattgcgttactaaatgaaaccacatactagtcttcacctttgctgacattgtgctaaaaatcattcattaataactaatattttcacgtaaaatcctggttttaatttcagatttttttatcatgttgTAGTTTAATGGGAATATGGCATGTGtttgggtgtatttctgactgtaagtatgatgttaccattgcaacgaattcttttagactagtagtagtggctttagggcgcgtaaaattaaaattactttttattaatatttattttgttcaaaacttactctttattattttacatctacggctcaaacaacttattataagtgttatttctaagtaaataagtatgtggtttcatttagtaacgcgatgttaaaatgaccctgtatacaataaagtatttaagATCTTTGTTGATAAGACCTATGCTAGTATGTGTTATATTtagacataattaataaaacaagtgATGGTTTTTCAGAGCCTTGTAAGTTGCTTCGGTTGCCCTTAAAGACGcagaagtatattttattttgctgcaAATACCTGCATTTCTATTAATATCTCACTTAGTGAGGCATCCaaaaattattctaataaaaaagcttgtgtaatatatgttaaataacaaatggaaaatattttcgtaaactCGAAAAATCGAACAATCAGTCATTGATTAAAACAAGATAAAACTGAATCGAGAAGTCATAAATCAAAAAGCTTAAATGATTTACAAAacgaataaacatttatgatggtataataaattatgaaagataAAGATTTTAGGTATGTTCTACAATCGGGATCGTTATAAAGATTTCCAGTTATCGAGCGTTTTGACAATTAATTACGTTGCTACTAAAATGTAAccaaaatgatttaatttaaaaaacggcTGAACGCTGGGTcttaaggcacggtgacccttTATAACCGCTAAGTCGTCTTTGGTTTCAGCTTCGGCCAGAGAGGACACAGAATCGGGTATTAGATGCAGTGGACTTTAACGAAGCCGACGCTACTTGCATaagctagtaaaataaaagattGCAATCCCTTTTTATGTCATTCATAATGCGATAGACACATACCTATGTTGGAATTTTTCTTAACTTTGGGTACGTGAGACTTGAAAAACCTGGTGACATCATCGACTGGGCAGCCGTCGTCCTTGACAACGGTGAGCTTGTAGCCGACCCCGTAGTGCCGCTTGAGGAAGTAGGGCGTGCCGACGCACTGCAGCCGGCCGCCCGCCATGATGGCGATGCGGTCCGCCAGCACGTCCGCCTCGTCCATGAAGTGCGTGGTGAGGATCATGGTGCGTCCTGCGGGCGTGGGCGCGTATAGTGAGTGTACAGTGTGCGGGCAGTGTGCAGTGTGTGGCGCGTGTCGCGTGCGGAGTGCGGTACGGTACCTCTCTTCTCCTTCTGCAGCAGGTCCCAgagcgcgcggcgcgcggcggggTCGAGCCCCGAGGTGGGCTCGTCCAGCAACACCACGCGCGACGCGCCGCACATGGCGCAGCCCACCGACAGCCGCCGCTTCTGCCCGCCCGACAGCGTCGACGACAACGCGTCTCGCTTCTCCTCTAACTCTAGCACCTTTATGAAGTGATCCACTTCAGCGCGGATCTTGTTCTGCGGCACGCCCTTGAGCTTCGCGTAGAACACGATGTGCTCGGCCACGGTGAGGTCCGGAAACAGCACGTTGTGTTGCGGACAGATGCCCACCGAGCGTCGCGCCAGCTCCGTCTCACTCACTATGTTGTACCCGTTTATGGTCGCCGAGCCTGACGTCGGAGGTACCATGCctgtttatacaataaatattcataaaaataataatatctactgtattatatactgtgccactgctAGGTCTTgacctcctctactgctgagagtgATCCAGATAGGCAGACTTCACGTACTGTCAAAATTGCTATAGAGTGCAAAattgtttcctcacgatgacaTGAcatgacaaagaatacacacataacttcagaaaagtcagaggtgcatgcccttgggttttgagtCTGTGGTCATCCGTCTCGATAGTCAGTTCTCCtcccaactagtctatcgcaCCTTTTAGAGAATCTCAGGAGTCATCCGTGCCGATGAAACCTATCCTATTGTCATCatgataaatatgtatttagaatatttCCTCGGGCTTACACCAGCAAAATTTCAACTATATTTTGTGACATGCTGCAATGTCACACGCACGTCATGTCAGTGCAGGTCAGTATTTACTTTTTAGAGAGCTgagctaaataaatttaaagaaatatattaataatagtaaataaatataccgcCAGTGGTTAAGAAATTGTGTTATATTGACAAATCTGTGTATTTACTTAATTGCCAATATGTTAGAGGTAGTTACAAAAAAGCTTTAAAAGGTTATCGGACCGTCTCAGATTATTGATAAAGATGTATTAGTTAAATTTAGGTCTAAGTGCACCAACGTGTTAATTTTTTAGCTGCGTAAAGGCTGACGCCGCTGTAGAGGGACAGATGGTTAAGtacctctatggaaggggaagatttccagtcaagcagatgttgcgcctgaccggccgcgacCCCTCCGACGGTTCTTATTCGgagatatatatatgtaatatatatgcTGCGCGTCGCACGAATTCCGCTATCGTAAGCCAGTAtcgtctatcgccatctagcgtgattgctATACGTTCACTGCGATTATGTCAATACTATATTGGTCTTCTCGCAGGTTCcggtgatgttgacgagatggcggtggatgcactaattgtaccaccacaatttattagaaatacgtGATCCAAATACATATTCCCGATGAACAGGCGATTACCAttcgtaataatatattgtttacgtacgtgaataaattaattattgtttggaGGCATACGTAAATAGGAATACTCACATATATTCGGGCGAACATACcatttgaaatatgtatttatatgaaCAGACGAATggaaaacgtttttatttgtattaagttACGTAAAAAAGATCAAAAACTTGTTTCACCATTCAACGACGACACGTGATATTAACAACGACAAAATTGCTTCATCATGCTACGTTATCATAATATCAGGGGATAAAAACACGGACATTGTCGCTTACATCATAACTATGTTGCTACGCAGCTTTAGGTAAATAGGCAATGTTTTTTGACTATTAAATCTCGATATCGTGCTGATAGTTTCTGTTAGCAACTTACTGGCGAGCCTTGCGAAGTTTAAATCGATTTCGACATTGGGAATGCCCGTGTATTCATCACTTgaatcataagtatttaatagGTATTCTCAATCTCATAATGTTTTGATAAATACGcgttctattttattattggtGGGAGATATAagtagttacattttttttacaaataaacattccAATTTTGTTTATGTACTTACATTAATTATCATGATAAGTTCAtgacgcaataaaaataatgttaattgaaggtcggcgccgcgccgcgctgttACCTAGATTAAGCCGCGATGCGATACCTATAGCGCACATCACCGATGTTCGAATAACTCAGATTCACGTAATTTTAACTTCACATCTGTGGCATTACAACTCGGTGTTCATCCACCGAAGATATGTCacataatttacatacaatacatCTAAAacgtaggtctctcatatgtgagagttcgcctgggtaagtaccaccacaatgtctatttctgcagccaagcagtgtgtattcactgttgtgttccgctttgaaggacattgtatgcagtgtaaccactggacatagtaagactaaacatctatgtctcaagatggcgagcgctgtggaataccaaacaatactttgtaattcgaggtgttggatggtgtttctgctgtttatgggcggtcgtatcgctttccATCGAGCGAAAGGCggactcgtctcgtcattcaaagcaataaaataatatgatcgATATAAATACGTATGATCAGCGAGACTCTTTGTACACGGTAACATGTAGCGATGAGGCGAGAACTTTAGTCATCGAAGTCAATGTCCTGCTTACAACAAGTCTTACCTGTTAGCATTGATATTGTTGTCGTTTTTCCAGCTCCGTTGTGTCCCAGTAATACGGTAATCTCGTTTTCATACATACGTAGGTTTAGGTTGTCCACTGCCCTTTTGCGACCTTTGTATATTTTCGTAAGGTTCTGTGAATCGTTTAATTGTGAGATATTTATAACAGTtccatatcgacggttgaaaagctaattgactttaagcgacatattttttcaacattttaactagattaaaaacatagacaaaatgataatttaaaaaaaacatagacaaaATGCTAATTTTagatatgtatgaaacttagtgtcgcaaaaaatgtctcttaaggcgatacctcaaggtccattttcatacattttgtttaacctttaatctgggtaactaaacaagtattgggaagtaaagaatttaaattcacgtctagttagtgattagttctcgcagttgaaagaaaaacgtaaaaataattaataatcatggatatttcggcctttaaaatttaatatgacgaaactttagttacccagattaaagtattttacgttaacaaaatgtatgaaaatggaccttgaggtatcgccttaagtcaattagcctttcaaccgtcgatatataaataacgcaataaaacaaaagcatGACGGTTTTGCAAATATGTAAATTCCCCTGCTGCACTTACTTGCATGTTGACACCTATAGGCACACCCTTCGGTTCCTCGTCATGTACCACTTTTAAAAGCGCATCATTGTATTCTGAATCGGTGTCgactacacattttttttcatttacgtctgaaaattaataaacatcttCTACAATGTAACTGCGTAGATAAAACAATAGAATATCCTTCCTATATTAACCTACCAACGTAatgtttcaaatatacaacttatgATTACAAATTACTATCGCCATTGGCAATCATAAAAATCAATTCACAAAAATTAAATGCTGTATAATTTGGattataatatacacaaatatGATATAGGTTAAATTTATGTGAAACACATTAATCAAAACCATCACATTAAAACTACAATAAGACTAAGCCAGTTTCTCGCCCGATTGGAGGCGAGAAACTTATGCAATTATGTTAGCAATAATCACCAGAAGACTATCATAATGTGTACGATACAAGCGAAAAGTAAAAAATCGCATGCAATTATATCATATAAGAAACGACCGAGCAATTTTCTCGCCCGCTGCTACACGATGACATTTTTTCTTGAATGTGCgagtattatacaaattatttggaATATGTGTAAAATGAAACTCGTATACAGTTATCATATTTAGGCCATGCGAGGCTCGCCTGTCAACGCGGGCGAGAATTGTTTGtgggaaacatttttttatgtcctCTCAAGACTCGCACGTGCGAGACGTGAAAGTAGCATCGTCTGTATGTAGCTTTATTGATGCTTTAAGTACATTAACCAGAATAACCAGTTTATATAAACATGTATAACAAGTTAAGCATCATTATGTTATTAACCGTTTAATGGAGTGTTCTTGACCTTCGTTACACAAACTTATAATAAGTAGGTGGTATGCCTATACTATGGAATTATCTaactatatgaaaaaaaatccggCTTACAATAcggataaaaacataaaatttatgttgtattattacatttatttttgtataatatctgACGTAAGTGTTGCAATGAGTGGAAAAAAGTCTTGTTTTTTCTTGCTGCAAAGTGCAATGTCACGTTACGCAGGTTAATTTAATGTCAATTACATCCATCCATT
It contains:
- the LOC115441555 gene encoding LOW QUALITY PROTEIN: phospholipid-transporting ATPase ABCA1 (The sequence of the model RefSeq protein was modified relative to this genomic sequence to represent the inferred CDS: inserted 1 base in 1 codon; deleted 2 bases in 1 codon), which encodes MVIIAEGTSKGLQWADFFKQISYHEPFLPGHVVLMLLFDTVLYMAIAAYVEKIKPGIYGVPLPWYFPFTKSFWSPVKMVDVNEKKCVVDTDSEYNDALLKVVHDEEPKGVPIGVNMQNLTKIYKGRKRAVDNLNLRMYENEITVLLGHNGAGKTTTISMLTGMVPPTSGSATINGYNIVSETELARRSVGICPQHNVLFPDLTVAEHIVFYAKLKGVPQNKIRAEVDHFIKVLELEEKRDALSSTLSGGQKRRLSVGCAMCGASRVVLLDEPTSGLDPAARRALWDLLQKEKRGRTMILTTHFMDEADVLADRIAIMAGGRLQCVGTPYFLKRHYGVGYKLTVVKDDGCPVDDVTRFFKSHVPKVKKNSNIGSELTYIFPFENVNQFPEMLQQFEEKRNVFRISSYGLSITSLEEVFMKAGAEDNSDIVELLNGEKHDVVVPQNGNIHTFDIDDTIAVKEKKVRGFKLLRNHIKATFIKLAYNTIRNKGLAFTQLLWPVINIGLSMIVSASWKFLADLPPLELSLERGYQKTQTIISQAHNLTDGSLAARALIAYKDYFKTSTIPSMTLTDVGAMDIEKFYLKLSETEPSRVRYEALVGATFGRDNVTAWFSNYGYHDCATALALVDNAIMAALSPGTTLRIVNYPLPYSVENMIQIMATGASLGFMLSFSLGFCVGILSAFLILFVIKERTSGAKLLQRVSGLRPAVLWGAALAWDWLWMLILHLCVIATIACFQETSLSTFHELGRVFLVLLVFSFAIIPIHYLVSFFFDEASTGFSKMVFVNIFTGSMPFLLTEILRMPELGSESIAVIFDNIFSVLPLYSLSRSIREMIVSSIKMNACDSLCSQLDLENCTQLTVCHKLNLDICCIDDNPFLTWEEPGVARYLVTMVIVGVVAFSILLIKEYELLNKLMWMAPRRSELPAAVDDEDDDVAAERRVASELTAAEIATHSLVCRDLTKYYTQFLAVNRLTFAVRKGECFGLLGVNGAGKTSTFRMLTGDARISAGDAFVHGYSLRGHVRDVHRLIGECTALHCTHSVHCTTXLTDHAPTAAGYCPQFDALFDNLTGRETLRIFCLLRGIPAAVGAARALHLATTLGFIKHYDKKVHECSGGTKRKISTAVALLGDSPLIFLDEPTTGMDPASKRLVWACVNEAAVAGRSVVLTSHSMEECEALCSRLTIMVNGRLYCLGPLQHLKTKFSQGYTLIVKCSSGPQRNKNIINIDKYITENFTDAKLIETYLDISTYSLASKGLPWWRVFSIMERARTEYPIEDYSVSQTTLEQVFLRFTNSQIESKVSEQHC